Genomic DNA from bacterium:
GTTGACATAATAAACGATAATGATTTATATATAATTAAAGGAAATCGAATTTTTATCAATAATTCTCATTCAAAGCGGGAGGTTCCCGAAATGCACGACGCACTAAAAGGTAATGGTTGCCTTGTACTTATCTTAGCGTGTGCCCTATTATGGGCGAACTTCGCGTGGGCGTTACCTTGGAACCGCATCACCGAAGAGCTCGAGTCGACAGTCGCCGAAGAACTCCCCATAATCGAATACGCGCCGCTGACGTACGCCGGAAATACGTACAACGAAGTAATATATGAAATATTCGACGTCGCCGCGGCGGAAGACACCTGGACGTGTACTAATTGCAACCACGAAAACCCGGCCGACGCGAAGTACTGCTCGGCGTGCGGTACGAAAAAGGGAGAGGAAGCGGCCGCCACCGGCCTATCGGACGTTAGCGTTTGTCCCAAGTGCGGATACGTCAACGAGAAGGAAGCCGAATTCTGTGGTGGTTGCGGGTACGACTTCTACGGCGCCGGGCCCGGCGCGGCCGGACTAGAAATGGTCCACGTGCCGGGGAGAGGTTACGTCCCCAAGGGGACGATGATCGCGCCCGGCCACGCAAGGACGTCTATATGGGTTACGGGGCTCTTAATATGGCTCCTAATCGGCCCGGGTATCGCGGCCTTGGGCCTATCCGAAAAATCGAAACCGAAGTATATAGCCGGCGGCACCATATCGGGGGGTGGTTTGATTGTGTTTCTCATCGGCCTCGCCGTTAAAACGGAACCGGTTTACGCGTCGCGCACGACCCCAGGCGACGACGTTCAACCGCGCCTGGCGTACGCGCGGAAATCTTTGGAGCCGGACG
This window encodes:
- a CDS encoding zinc ribbon domain-containing protein, whose product is MHDALKGNGCLVLILACALLWANFAWALPWNRITEELESTVAEELPIIEYAPLTYAGNTYNEVIYEIFDVAAAEDTWTCTNCNHENPADAKYCSACGTKKGEEAAATGLSDVSVCPKCGYVNEKEAEFCGGCGYDFYGAGPGAAGLEMVHVPGRGYVPKGTMIAPGHARTSIWVTGLLIWLLIGPGIAALGLSEKSKPKYIAGGTISGGGLIVFLIGLAVKTEPVYASRTTPGDDVQPRLAYARKSLEPDGLAVKVELPLFSF